The Streptomyces sp. RKAG293 genome includes a region encoding these proteins:
- a CDS encoding ABC transporter permease gives MLEYVRLEVRRALRDPGFVLFGIGMPLVMYLLFTNLGVSGDEKDDYAAYSMIGMAAYGALGAAIGTGTGVAEDKGLGWLRQLRVTPMSPLQVVVARALTSSVTVLPAIGSVLLAGALVNGVDLAAWQWAAAAVLLWLGTVPFTLLGLGNGYGLTAQTTGVANTACMIALAVVGGLWFPTSLFPGWLAEISRWTPTARFGDLGWSVVAGHAPGPGTVAVLGGWLLLFGGYAVLSYRRGARTA, from the coding sequence CTGCTGGAGTACGTCAGGCTCGAAGTGCGCCGCGCGCTGCGCGATCCCGGATTCGTGCTGTTCGGCATCGGGATGCCGCTGGTGATGTACCTGCTCTTCACCAACCTCGGCGTCAGCGGGGACGAGAAGGACGACTACGCGGCCTACTCGATGATCGGCATGGCCGCGTACGGTGCGCTGGGCGCGGCGATCGGCACCGGGACCGGGGTCGCGGAGGACAAGGGCCTCGGCTGGCTGCGGCAGTTGCGGGTCACCCCGATGAGCCCACTGCAGGTCGTGGTGGCCCGCGCCCTCACCAGCTCGGTGACCGTGCTTCCCGCGATCGGCTCGGTGCTGCTGGCCGGCGCCCTCGTCAACGGGGTGGACCTGGCGGCCTGGCAGTGGGCCGCGGCGGCGGTGCTGCTGTGGCTGGGCACCGTTCCGTTCACCCTGCTCGGTCTGGGCAACGGTTACGGCCTGACCGCGCAGACCACCGGGGTGGCCAACACGGCCTGCATGATCGCCCTCGCGGTGGTCGGCGGCCTGTGGTTCCCGACCTCGCTCTTCCCCGGCTGGCTGGCCGAGATCTCGCGCTGGACGCCCACGGCCCGCTTCGGCGACCTCGGCTGGAGCGTCGTCGCCGGCCACGCCCCGGGCCCGGGCACGGTGGCCGTGCTCGGCGGCTGGCTGCTGCTGTTCGGCGGATACGCGGTCCTCTCTTACCGCCGGGGAGCGCGTACCGCATGA
- a CDS encoding sensor histidine kinase, whose protein sequence is MVDMWGLRAFGRRGGCGDNAPRDFGEEIDRMKGPDGGSLIPWLLMASGPAVDVAEGRVALPWLAGSGLAAFCVLYICAVRAGFSDRFKGGPVPVRLLLAQAAVTFALAIGYGGNWLLLFPLLSLACGVSARGRRLGIVLIGLSASAGVIAGMGHHEDFWNTATLSYGTFLSGLVVSVILTLFDAVHMLKATRQELARSAVAEERMRFSRDLHDLLGHTLSVIVVKSEAARRLAPRDMDAALTQVADIEAVGRQALTEIREAVTGYREGSLATELDRARSALSASDIEVVVTESGPPLPPQAEALLGWVVREGVTNVVRHSGASTCEIELRSAGGKARLTITDNGSGVSSATAATTTAHRIGTGLKGLSERLAAAGGSLDSGPAQRRGFQVTAELPVEEENAA, encoded by the coding sequence ATGGTCGACATGTGGGGGCTGCGGGCCTTCGGCCGGCGGGGTGGCTGCGGCGACAACGCGCCGCGGGACTTCGGCGAGGAGATCGACCGGATGAAGGGCCCGGACGGCGGGTCGCTCATCCCCTGGCTGCTGATGGCCAGCGGACCCGCCGTGGACGTGGCCGAGGGCCGGGTGGCGCTCCCCTGGCTGGCCGGTTCCGGCCTCGCCGCGTTCTGCGTCCTCTACATCTGCGCCGTCCGCGCCGGTTTCAGCGACCGCTTCAAGGGCGGCCCGGTACCGGTGCGGCTGCTGCTCGCGCAGGCCGCCGTCACCTTCGCCCTCGCCATCGGTTACGGGGGCAACTGGCTGCTGCTCTTCCCGCTGCTGTCGCTGGCGTGCGGTGTCAGCGCCCGCGGCCGCCGGCTCGGGATCGTGCTGATCGGGCTCAGCGCCTCGGCCGGGGTCATCGCGGGGATGGGCCACCACGAGGACTTCTGGAACACCGCCACCCTCTCCTACGGCACCTTCCTGTCCGGCCTGGTCGTGTCGGTGATCCTCACCCTCTTCGACGCGGTCCACATGCTCAAGGCCACCCGGCAGGAGCTGGCGCGCAGCGCGGTGGCGGAGGAGCGGATGCGCTTCTCCCGCGATCTGCACGATCTGCTCGGCCACACGCTCTCCGTCATCGTGGTCAAGTCCGAGGCCGCGCGGCGGCTCGCGCCGCGCGACATGGACGCGGCGCTCACCCAGGTCGCCGACATCGAGGCGGTCGGCCGGCAGGCCCTCACCGAGATCCGCGAAGCCGTCACCGGTTACCGCGAGGGCAGCCTGGCCACCGAACTGGACCGGGCCCGGTCCGCGCTGTCCGCCTCCGACATCGAGGTCGTCGTGACGGAGTCCGGGCCGCCGCTGCCCCCGCAGGCCGAGGCCCTGCTGGGCTGGGTGGTCCGCGAGGGCGTCACCAACGTCGTACGGCACAGCGGCGCTTCCACGTGCGAGATCGAGCTGCGCTCCGCCGGCGGAAAGGCCCGCCTGACGATCACCGACAACGGCTCCGGCGTAAGCTCGGCGACGGCTGCCACCACCACGGCGCACCGCATCGGCACCGGCCTCAAGGGCCTGTCGGAACGGCTCGCCGCGGCCGGCGGCTCCCTGGACTCGGGCCCGGCGCAGCGCCGCGGCTTCCAGGTGACCGCGGAACTGCCCGTCGAGGAGGAAAACGCCGCATGA
- a CDS encoding response regulator transcription factor codes for MTDPIRVLLAEDQGMMRGALALLLDLEDDIEVVAQVAAGDLIVEAALAARPDIALLDIELPGRSGLDAAADLRKQLPSCQVLILTTFGRPGYLRRAMEAGAAGFLVKDGPVEDLAGAIRRVLAGERVVDPALAAAALSAGPSPLTGREQDVLNAAADGATVSDIAGKLHLSESTVRNYLSSAIGKTGTRNRMEAVRSARQNGWL; via the coding sequence ATGACCGACCCGATCCGGGTACTGCTGGCCGAGGACCAGGGCATGATGCGGGGCGCGCTGGCCCTCCTCCTGGACCTGGAGGACGACATCGAGGTCGTCGCCCAGGTGGCGGCCGGCGACCTGATCGTCGAGGCGGCGCTCGCCGCCCGGCCGGACATCGCGCTGCTCGACATCGAACTCCCCGGCCGCAGCGGCCTCGACGCCGCCGCCGACCTGCGCAAGCAACTGCCGTCCTGCCAGGTGCTGATACTCACCACCTTCGGCCGCCCGGGATATCTGCGCCGCGCGATGGAGGCGGGCGCCGCCGGCTTCCTGGTCAAGGACGGGCCGGTCGAGGACCTGGCGGGCGCCATCCGCCGTGTCCTGGCCGGCGAACGCGTCGTCGACCCGGCCCTCGCGGCGGCCGCCCTGAGCGCCGGCCCGAGCCCGCTCACCGGCCGGGAACAGGATGTGCTCAACGCGGCCGCCGACGGAGCGACCGTCTCGGACATCGCGGGCAAACTCCACCTCTCGGAGTCCACCGTCCGCAACTACCTCTCCTCGGCCATCGGCAAGACCGGCACCCGCAACCGCATGGAGGCCGTCCGCTCGGCCCGCCAGAACGGCTGGCTGTGA
- a CDS encoding lipid-transfer protein, whose product MTSKVFVVGVGMTKFEKPETRDWQYWDMAKEAGTAALADAGIPYDLVEQVPVGYCYQASTAGQRAVYELGLSGVPVYNVNNNCATGSTALMMARQFVAGGLNDCVLALGFEKMTKGALGAGSSGGDFATSPVARHYGVMAAKHGFEMTPPTAQIFGNAAREHMERYGTTAEQLAGVGAKNHGHSANNPNAQFQDVYTVEEILAARTIHSPLTKLQCSPTSDGAAAAVVVSERFVREHGLEDRAVEIAGQAMTTDTGESFSSGSCIDVVGKPMSRAAAHAVYEESGLGIEDVDVIELHDCFSINELLTYEALGMCGEGESGKLIGDGATTYGGRWVVNPSGGLISKGHPLGATGLAQAAELVWQLRGEAGPRQVEGARVGLAHNIGLGGAAVVTLLRRPAG is encoded by the coding sequence ATGACCAGCAAGGTCTTCGTCGTCGGCGTCGGCATGACGAAGTTCGAGAAGCCCGAGACCCGTGACTGGCAGTACTGGGACATGGCGAAGGAGGCGGGGACCGCGGCCCTGGCCGACGCCGGGATCCCGTACGACCTCGTGGAGCAGGTGCCGGTCGGGTACTGCTACCAGGCGTCCACGGCGGGCCAGCGGGCGGTGTACGAGCTGGGGCTCAGCGGGGTGCCGGTCTACAACGTCAACAACAACTGCGCCACGGGTTCCACCGCGCTGATGATGGCCCGGCAGTTCGTGGCCGGCGGCCTCAACGACTGTGTGCTGGCACTCGGCTTCGAGAAGATGACCAAGGGCGCGCTGGGCGCCGGTTCGAGCGGCGGTGACTTCGCGACCTCGCCGGTCGCCCGGCACTACGGGGTGATGGCGGCGAAGCACGGGTTCGAGATGACCCCGCCGACCGCCCAGATCTTCGGCAACGCCGCACGGGAGCACATGGAGCGGTACGGCACGACGGCGGAGCAGCTGGCGGGGGTCGGCGCGAAGAACCACGGGCACTCGGCGAACAACCCCAACGCCCAGTTCCAGGACGTCTACACCGTCGAGGAGATCCTGGCCGCCAGGACCATCCACTCACCGCTGACCAAGCTGCAGTGCTCGCCGACCTCGGACGGCGCGGCCGCCGCGGTGGTGGTCTCGGAGCGTTTCGTGCGCGAGCACGGTCTGGAGGACCGGGCCGTGGAGATCGCCGGCCAGGCGATGACCACCGACACCGGCGAGAGCTTCTCGTCGGGCTCGTGCATCGACGTGGTGGGCAAGCCGATGTCCCGGGCGGCGGCGCACGCGGTCTACGAGGAGTCCGGGCTCGGGATCGAGGACGTCGACGTCATCGAGCTCCATGACTGCTTCTCCATCAACGAGTTGCTGACGTACGAGGCGCTCGGCATGTGCGGGGAGGGGGAGTCCGGCAAGCTCATCGGCGACGGGGCCACCACGTACGGCGGTCGCTGGGTCGTCAATCCGTCGGGCGGTCTGATCTCGAAGGGCCATCCGCTCGGCGCCACCGGTCTGGCGCAGGCCGCCGAACTGGTCTGGCAGCTGCGGGGCGAGGCGGGTCCGCGGCAGGTCGAGGGGGCCCGCGTCGGCCTCGCGCACAACATCGGGCTGGGCGGCGCCGCGGTCGTCACCCTGCTGCGGCGGCCCGCCGGCTGA
- a CDS encoding class I SAM-dependent methyltransferase yields MATLHPRVQAAFEAAKGFMPLDEGLALHAAATDAAARLPGLPLLEVGTYCGRSTILLAAAARAARAAGTATGTVAVTVDHHRGSEEQQPGWEYHDKDLVDPEVGLMDTLPTFRRTLHAAGFEDDVIAIAGRSPQVAAAWGKPLALVFIDGGHTDEHATADYEGWAPHVAPDGVLVVHDVFPDPADGGQAPYRVYRRALDSGAFTEVSVTRSLRVLRRTGEGI; encoded by the coding sequence ATGGCCACCCTGCATCCCCGCGTCCAAGCCGCCTTCGAGGCCGCCAAGGGGTTCATGCCGCTCGACGAAGGGCTCGCCCTCCACGCCGCCGCCACCGACGCCGCCGCGCGCCTCCCCGGGCTGCCCCTCCTCGAAGTGGGAACGTACTGCGGACGCTCCACGATCCTGCTCGCCGCCGCGGCCCGAGCGGCCCGAGCGGCCGGCACGGCGACCGGCACGGTGGCCGTCACCGTCGACCACCACCGCGGCAGCGAAGAGCAGCAGCCCGGCTGGGAGTACCACGACAAGGACCTCGTCGACCCCGAGGTCGGCCTGATGGACACCCTCCCCACCTTCCGGCGGACCCTGCACGCGGCAGGCTTCGAGGACGACGTCATCGCCATCGCCGGCCGCTCCCCGCAGGTCGCCGCGGCCTGGGGCAAGCCCCTCGCCCTGGTCTTCATCGACGGCGGGCACACCGACGAGCACGCCACCGCGGACTACGAGGGCTGGGCCCCGCACGTGGCGCCGGACGGCGTGCTCGTCGTGCACGACGTGTTCCCGGACCCGGCGGACGGCGGCCAGGCGCCGTACCGGGTGTACCGGCGGGCGCTGGACTCCGGAGCGTTCACGGAGGTCTCCGTGACGCGCTCGCTGCGCGTCCTGCGGCGTACCGGCGAGGGGATCTGA
- a CDS encoding N-acetylmuramoyl-L-alanine amidase translates to MSVAALVPTCFAGWLVYQSMHGPGGDDGAQRVLPLPSTSAPANPNEQTDGKAESPTSPASGRPPSTDPQRKASGTSPAKGTPAAPAAALPLNGRTVVIDPGHNTNNVNHTADINRLVDIGTTRKECDTTGTSTNGGYAEASFTLDVSRRVRTLLAERGAKVRLTQDGDRSFGPCIDERARIGNEAHADAAVSIHGDGSAAGNRGFHVITPASLHAGAADTRPIVAPSGLLGAALKSHFATDTGSAPANYLADGTGLMARSDLGGLNLSTVPKVLIECGNMRDAQDAAQFTDPKWRQRAAEGIADGITAFLQGKR, encoded by the coding sequence ATTTCCGTGGCCGCGTTGGTGCCCACCTGCTTCGCGGGCTGGCTCGTGTACCAGTCGATGCACGGGCCGGGCGGCGACGACGGGGCCCAGCGGGTGCTGCCCCTGCCGTCGACGTCGGCCCCGGCGAACCCGAACGAGCAGACGGACGGCAAGGCCGAGTCCCCGACGTCTCCGGCGTCGGGGAGGCCGCCGTCGACGGATCCGCAGCGGAAGGCGTCCGGTACGTCCCCGGCGAAGGGGACGCCCGCCGCCCCGGCCGCAGCACTCCCGCTCAACGGGAGGACCGTCGTCATCGACCCGGGGCACAACACGAACAACGTCAACCACACCGCGGACATCAACCGGCTCGTCGATATCGGGACGACTCGCAAGGAATGCGACACGACCGGCACGTCCACCAACGGTGGATACGCCGAAGCATCGTTCACCCTCGACGTCTCCCGGCGGGTCCGCACCCTGCTCGCCGAGCGCGGGGCGAAGGTGCGGCTGACGCAGGACGGCGACCGGTCGTTCGGACCGTGCATCGACGAGCGGGCGCGGATCGGCAACGAGGCGCACGCGGATGCGGCCGTATCCATTCACGGGGACGGTTCGGCGGCCGGGAATCGCGGATTCCATGTGATCACCCCGGCGTCCCTGCACGCGGGGGCCGCCGACACCCGGCCCATCGTGGCGCCGTCCGGTCTGCTCGGTGCGGCGCTGAAGTCGCACTTCGCGACCGACACGGGCTCGGCGCCCGCGAACTACCTGGCGGACGGCACGGGGCTGATGGCGCGCAGCGATCTGGGCGGGCTCAATCTCTCCACCGTCCCCAAAGTGCTCATCGAGTGCGGCAACATGCGGGATGCGCAGGACGCGGCGCAGTTCACCGATCCGAAGTGGCGGCAGCGGGCAGCGGAGGGCATCGCTGACGGTATTACGGCTTTCCTCCAGGGAAAGAGGTGA
- a CDS encoding LLM class F420-dependent oxidoreductase: MRLGLALGYWGRGPRPRDVELAQEAERLGYDSVWTAEAWGSDAFTPLTWIAAHTSRIKLGTGIAQMAARSPTATAMQALTLDHLSGGRMLLGLGLSGPQVVEGWYGRPFPKSPLTATREYVDVLRQVFRREGPVELAGRFHSHPYSGEDGTGLGKALKPITHPLRADLPILLGAEGPKNIAQTTRIADGWMPLYWSPMRTDVYELSLAEAPKDFMVAPLVRAQVCDDVAEGLLPVKAMLGFYIGGMGAQAKNFHADLMARMGYEEEARHIQRLFLDGRREEAVLAVPDAFADEISLVGPRERIAERLEMWRSGPVTDLLVTAPDPDTLRVLAELNG; this comes from the coding sequence ATGAGGCTCGGGCTGGCACTCGGCTACTGGGGGCGTGGGCCGCGGCCGCGCGATGTGGAACTCGCGCAGGAGGCCGAACGCCTCGGTTACGACTCCGTGTGGACCGCCGAGGCGTGGGGTTCGGACGCTTTCACCCCGCTGACCTGGATCGCGGCGCACACGTCGCGGATCAAGCTGGGGACGGGCATCGCGCAGATGGCCGCCCGCTCCCCCACCGCCACCGCGATGCAGGCGCTCACCCTGGACCATCTGTCCGGCGGCCGGATGCTGCTGGGGCTCGGGCTGTCCGGGCCGCAGGTGGTCGAGGGGTGGTACGGGCGGCCGTTCCCGAAGAGCCCGCTGACCGCGACCCGCGAGTATGTGGACGTGCTGCGGCAGGTCTTCCGGCGGGAGGGGCCGGTCGAGCTGGCCGGGCGGTTTCACAGCCATCCGTATTCCGGCGAGGACGGTACGGGGCTCGGTAAGGCGCTCAAGCCGATCACCCATCCGCTCCGGGCCGATCTGCCGATCCTGCTCGGCGCCGAGGGTCCGAAGAACATCGCCCAGACGACCCGCATCGCGGACGGCTGGATGCCGCTGTACTGGTCGCCGATGCGTACCGACGTCTACGAGCTGTCGCTGGCCGAGGCCCCCAAGGACTTCATGGTCGCGCCCCTGGTGCGGGCCCAGGTGTGCGACGACGTGGCCGAGGGGCTGCTGCCGGTCAAGGCGATGCTCGGCTTCTACATCGGCGGGATGGGTGCCCAGGCGAAGAACTTCCACGCCGACCTGATGGCCCGGATGGGGTACGAGGAGGAGGCCCGGCACATCCAGCGGCTCTTTCTGGACGGGCGCCGGGAGGAGGCGGTGCTGGCCGTTCCGGACGCCTTCGCCGATGAGATCTCGCTGGTCGGACCGCGGGAGCGGATCGCGGAGCGGCTGGAGATGTGGCGGTCGGGCCCGGTCACCGACCTGCTGGTGACCGCGCCCGATCCCGACACCCTGCGTGTGCTCGCCGAGTTGAACGGCTAG
- a CDS encoding maleylpyruvate isomerase family mycothiol-dependent enzyme, which translates to MAWLEHEAYCTAIVEETARLRDTLRGSDPGAKVPTCPGWTLHELAAHVGQAHRWAETIVGTRAEKYLPENQVPDYEAPAGEKLDSWLAEGAERFAATLREAGPELPVWTWARSQQAGFWARRMVLETLVHRADAALATWSEYHAPAELAADAIDEWLEIITDPLAVEQTPELVELRGHGQTLHLHATDSPAGLVAEWVIERGPESVTWRREHAKGDVALRAPLTDLLLAFYRRLPLDSDRVQVLGDRELLDHWLARTAF; encoded by the coding sequence ATGGCCTGGCTGGAGCACGAGGCGTACTGCACGGCGATCGTCGAGGAGACCGCCCGGCTGCGTGACACACTCCGCGGTTCCGACCCCGGCGCCAAGGTGCCGACCTGCCCGGGCTGGACCCTGCACGAGCTGGCGGCCCACGTCGGCCAGGCGCACCGCTGGGCGGAGACGATCGTCGGCACCAGGGCCGAGAAGTACCTCCCCGAGAACCAGGTGCCGGACTACGAGGCACCCGCCGGCGAGAAGCTCGACAGCTGGCTGGCCGAGGGTGCCGAGCGGTTCGCGGCCACACTGCGCGAGGCCGGTCCCGAACTGCCGGTATGGACCTGGGCGCGGTCGCAGCAAGCGGGCTTCTGGGCCCGCCGGATGGTCCTGGAGACCCTGGTGCACCGGGCGGACGCCGCGCTGGCCACCTGGAGCGAGTACCACGCGCCGGCCGAGCTGGCCGCGGACGCGATCGACGAGTGGCTGGAGATCATCACCGATCCGCTCGCGGTCGAGCAGACCCCGGAACTCGTGGAACTGCGCGGCCACGGACAGACCCTGCACCTGCACGCCACCGACAGCCCGGCCGGGCTGGTCGCCGAATGGGTGATCGAACGCGGCCCGGAATCCGTCACCTGGCGGCGCGAGCACGCCAAGGGCGACGTGGCCCTGCGCGCTCCCCTCACCGACCTGCTGCTCGCCTTCTACCGGCGGCTGCCGCTGGACAGCGACCGCGTGCAGGTGCTCGGCGACCGCGAGCTGCTGGACCACTGGCTGGCGCGTACGGCGTTCTGA
- a CDS encoding prenyltransferase translates to MTSPGRTEHLVLPGVLTAEQAELTVAGIAAIQRADGAIPWFTGGHLDPWDHVEAAMALDAAGEHGRAEAAYRWLADRQNTDGSWYASYSYAGDVPGADAAVAPGEPLDRTRETNFVAYVAVGIWHHYLSTGDDAFLERLWPTLNAAVEFVLALQLPGGQIAWKRDDDGSFPEEALLTGSSSIYQALRCALAVADYREEPQPDWELATGLLGHAVLHHPERFLDKGRFSMDWYYPVLGTALRGPAAKQRIEALWETFVVPGLGVRCVSDRPWVTGGESAELALALWAMGESDRAVEILADIQHLRTGDDGMYWTGYVYDDDAVWPEERTSWTAGALLLAVAALGGDEATTAVFGGERLPIGLAPDDAGCC, encoded by the coding sequence GTGACGAGTCCCGGACGCACCGAACACCTCGTCCTGCCCGGAGTCCTGACCGCCGAGCAGGCCGAGCTGACCGTGGCCGGCATCGCCGCGATCCAGCGGGCCGACGGCGCCATACCGTGGTTCACCGGCGGGCACCTCGACCCGTGGGACCACGTCGAGGCGGCCATGGCCCTGGACGCGGCGGGCGAACACGGCCGCGCCGAGGCCGCGTACCGCTGGCTCGCCGACCGGCAGAACACCGACGGCTCCTGGTACGCGTCCTACTCGTACGCAGGCGACGTGCCCGGTGCGGACGCGGCCGTCGCGCCCGGGGAGCCCCTCGACCGGACCCGCGAGACCAACTTCGTCGCCTACGTGGCCGTGGGCATCTGGCACCACTACCTGTCCACGGGCGACGACGCCTTCCTGGAACGCCTCTGGCCGACCCTCAACGCCGCCGTGGAGTTCGTGCTCGCGCTCCAGCTGCCCGGCGGCCAGATCGCCTGGAAGCGCGACGACGACGGCAGCTTCCCCGAGGAGGCGCTGCTCACCGGCTCGTCCTCGATCTACCAGGCGCTGCGCTGCGCGCTGGCCGTCGCGGACTACCGCGAGGAGCCGCAGCCCGACTGGGAACTGGCGACCGGCCTGCTCGGCCACGCGGTGCTGCACCACCCCGAGCGCTTCCTCGACAAGGGGCGCTTCTCCATGGACTGGTACTACCCGGTGCTCGGCACCGCGCTGCGCGGCCCCGCCGCCAAGCAGCGCATCGAGGCGCTGTGGGAGACCTTCGTGGTGCCCGGCCTCGGGGTCCGCTGCGTCTCGGACCGGCCCTGGGTCACCGGCGGGGAGAGCGCGGAACTCGCCCTCGCCCTGTGGGCGATGGGCGAGTCCGATCGCGCGGTGGAGATCCTCGCCGACATCCAGCACCTGCGCACCGGGGACGACGGGATGTACTGGACGGGCTACGTCTACGACGACGACGCCGTCTGGCCGGAGGAACGTACCTCCTGGACGGCCGGCGCACTGCTGCTCGCGGTGGCCGCGCTCGGGGGGGACGAGGCGACCACCGCGGTCTTCGGGGGCGAGCGGCTCCCGATCGGCCTGGCTCCGGACGACGCGGGCTGCTGCTAG
- a CDS encoding class I SAM-dependent methyltransferase, which yields MLTVDFSRFPLAPGDRVLDLGCGAGRHAFECYRRGANVVALDRNGDEIREVAKWFAAMKAEGEAPAGASAVAMEGDALQLPFPDDSFDVVIISEVMEHIPDDKGVLAEMVRVLRPGGRIAITVPRFGPEKICWALSDAYHEVEGGHIRIYRGDELLGKMREAGLQPYGTHHAHGLHSPYWWIKCAVGVDNDKALPVKLYHKLLVWDIMKKPLATKVAEQALNPLIGKSFVAYATKPHTPVLDARVDA from the coding sequence GTGCTGACCGTCGACTTCTCCCGTTTCCCGCTCGCCCCTGGCGACCGGGTCCTCGACCTGGGCTGCGGCGCCGGAAGGCACGCCTTCGAGTGCTACCGGCGCGGCGCCAATGTCGTCGCCCTGGACCGCAACGGCGACGAGATCCGCGAGGTCGCCAAATGGTTCGCGGCGATGAAGGCGGAGGGCGAGGCCCCGGCCGGCGCGTCCGCCGTCGCGATGGAGGGTGACGCGCTCCAGCTGCCGTTCCCCGACGACAGCTTCGACGTCGTGATCATCTCCGAGGTCATGGAGCACATCCCGGACGACAAGGGCGTACTCGCCGAGATGGTGCGGGTGCTGCGGCCCGGCGGCCGGATAGCGATCACCGTGCCGCGCTTCGGCCCGGAGAAGATCTGCTGGGCGCTCTCCGACGCCTACCACGAGGTCGAGGGCGGCCACATCCGCATCTACCGGGGCGACGAACTGCTCGGCAAGATGCGCGAGGCCGGCCTCCAGCCCTACGGCACCCACCACGCGCACGGACTGCACTCCCCGTACTGGTGGATCAAGTGCGCCGTCGGCGTCGACAACGACAAGGCCCTGCCGGTGAAGCTCTACCACAAGCTCCTGGTCTGGGACATCATGAAGAAGCCGCTGGCCACCAAGGTCGCCGAGCAGGCGCTCAACCCGCTGATCGGCAAGAGCTTCGTGGCCTACGCCACCAAGCCGCACACCCCCGTGCTGGATGCGCGGGTGGACGCGTGA
- a CDS encoding glycosyltransferase family 4 protein, whose amino-acid sequence MPLRIALLTYKGNPFCGGQGVYVRHLSRELARLGHTVEVIGAQPYPVLDAVGAGVTLTELPSLDLYRQPDPFRNPGLREYRDWIDAVEAGTMWTGGFPEPLTFSLRARRHLAARRGEFDVIHDNQTLGYGLLGLGTPLVTTIHHPITVDRRLDLAAAPSWKRRLSVRRWYGFTQMQKRVARRLPSVLTVSGSSRAEIVEDLGVRWDRVHVVHIGADSRLFSPDASVPEIPGRIVTTSSADVPLKGLVHLVEALAKLRAERPDAHLVVVGKRAEDGPVAAAITRFGLEGAIDFVKGITDAELVDLIRGAEVACVPSLYEGFSLPAAEAMATGTPLVATTGGAIPEVAGTDGETCLAVPPGDAGALATALGRLLGDADLRRRLGVAGRQRVLSRFTWEQAAIGTAEHYRAAIAAQSAAPAPTHRTKAEAPC is encoded by the coding sequence ATGCCACTACGGATCGCGCTGCTCACCTACAAGGGGAACCCCTTCTGCGGGGGCCAGGGCGTCTACGTACGCCATCTCTCCCGTGAGCTCGCCCGGCTCGGCCACACCGTCGAGGTGATCGGTGCCCAGCCCTATCCGGTGCTCGACGCCGTCGGTGCCGGGGTGACCCTCACCGAGCTGCCCAGCCTGGACCTGTACCGGCAGCCGGACCCGTTCCGCAATCCCGGGCTGCGCGAGTACCGCGACTGGATCGACGCGGTCGAGGCCGGCACGATGTGGACCGGTGGCTTCCCGGAGCCGCTGACGTTCTCGCTGCGCGCCCGGCGCCACCTGGCGGCCCGGCGCGGTGAGTTCGACGTGATCCACGACAACCAGACGCTCGGCTACGGGCTGCTCGGCCTGGGCACCCCGCTGGTCACCACGATCCACCACCCGATCACCGTCGACCGGCGGCTGGACCTGGCCGCGGCGCCCAGCTGGAAGCGCCGGCTGTCGGTGCGCCGCTGGTACGGCTTCACGCAGATGCAGAAGCGCGTCGCGCGCCGGCTGCCGTCCGTGCTGACCGTCTCCGGCTCCTCCCGCGCCGAGATCGTGGAGGACCTCGGGGTGCGGTGGGACCGCGTCCACGTCGTCCACATCGGCGCCGACTCCCGGCTCTTCTCGCCGGACGCCTCGGTGCCCGAGATCCCCGGCCGGATCGTCACCACCTCCAGCGCCGATGTGCCGCTGAAGGGCCTGGTCCACCTCGTCGAAGCGCTCGCCAAGCTCCGTGCGGAGCGACCCGACGCGCATCTCGTCGTCGTCGGCAAGCGCGCCGAGGACGGACCGGTCGCCGCCGCCATCACCCGGTTCGGCCTCGAAGGCGCCATCGACTTCGTCAAGGGCATCACCGACGCCGAACTCGTCGACCTCATCCGCGGTGCCGAGGTCGCCTGCGTCCCCTCGCTCTACGAAGGCTTCTCACTGCCCGCCGCCGAGGCGATGGCCACCGGCACCCCGCTGGTCGCCACCACCGGCGGCGCGATCCCCGAGGTCGCCGGGACCGACGGCGAGACCTGTCTCGCCGTACCGCCCGGTGACGCCGGCGCGCTCGCCACCGCCCTGGGCCGGCTGCTCGGGGACGCGGACCTGCGGCGCCGCCTCGGTGTGGCCGGCCGGCAGCGCGTCCTCAGCCGCTTCACCTGGGAACAGGCCGCCATCGGCACGGCCGAGCACTACCGAGCGGCGATCGCCGCCCAGTCCGCCGCCCCCGCCCCGACCCACCGGACGAAAGCAGAGGCTCCGTGCTGA